A single genomic interval of Pangasianodon hypophthalmus isolate fPanHyp1 chromosome 8, fPanHyp1.pri, whole genome shotgun sequence harbors:
- the kdm2ba gene encoding lysine (K)-specific demethylase 2Ba isoform X3 yields the protein MEMRFRLDVSGGVRQQRPANRPKPKMASTPTASTPTTSTSSSSAGGVVKLPSNRSSSGARRRRTRCRKCEACVRSECGECHFCKDMKKFGGPGRMKQSCIMRQCIAPVLPHTAVCVVCGEAGKEDTLDDEEEKFNAMLMECSICNEIVHPNCLKVKDAAGVVNDELPNCWECPKCNYAGKTGKACKQKRGPGFKYASNLPGSLLREQKSTRDGKDEGERRRAERDDAPRMPCEDTPTLLLPRDVPRPRPDMPNFLRKKKKLFDDDDEEEDASAKKKLKKPWKPEESLLPKMSSMKMEEEEQSEAEEEKEEENKQPSRGTNRKEFASVRKQEEERDEDEDDTNKFVKEEEEEDEGSELQERVQRAQRAKRAQRRRTGRNDHSLANENLQPDDSENDENDKKNFRNGENGERAHLRAREMNGASWELRHFYPSQIVPLGLNRIPPPIRPPPPRSPPKCVQMERHVIRPPPICPPPDRLPLADGRSHVVQREVWLAIFSHLSHRELCVCMRVCRTWNRWCCDKHLWTKINVSRCKSITPLMLSGIIRRQPIMLDLSWTNISKKQLSWLINRLPGLRVLILSGCSWAAVSALCTSSCPLLRSLDLQWVEGLRDTQIKDLLSPPTDNRPGQMDTRSKLRNVLDLRLSGLDITDVSLRLIIKNMPLLKHLDLSYCNHVNDQSVNLLTAAGTTTRDSLTDINLSVCNRITDQSLSYFKRCASICRIDLRFCKQVSRQACERFIAEMSVSVSFGLKEEKLLQKLS from the exons ATGGAGATGAGGTTTCGGTTAGATGTTTCTGGAGGTGTGAGACAG CAAAGGCCAGCCAACAGGCCCAAACCCAAGATGGCGTCCACACCCACAGCGTCCACGCCCACCACGTCGACATCCTCGTCGTCAGCGGGGGGCGTGGTGAAGCTGCCGTCCAATAGGAGCTCGTCGGGGGCGCGGCGCAGACGCACACGCTGCAGGAAGTGTGAGGCGTGTGTGAGGAGCGAGTGTGGAGAGTGTCACTTCTGTAAGGACATGAAGAAGTTCGGGGGACCAGGACGCATGAAACAGTCCTGCATCATGAGGCAGTGTATCGCT ccCGTTCTGCCCCACACCgcggtgtgtgtggtgtgtggagaAGCCGGTAAAGAGGACACGCTGGACGATGAGGAGGAGAAATTTAACGCCATGCTGATGGAGTGCTCCATCTGCAACGAGATCGTCCACCCTAACTGCCTAAAG gTGAAGGACGCAGCAGGGGTAGTGAACGACGAGCTCCCTAACTGCTGGGAGTGTCCCAAATGTAACTACGCAGGGAAGACTGGGAAAG CCTGCAAGCAAAAACGAGGCCCAGGATTTAAGTACGCGTCCAACCTGCCGGGCTCGCTGCTGCGGGAGCAGAAATCCACGCGGGACGGCAAGGACGAAGGCGAGCGCAGGCGGGCCGAGAGGGACGACGCCCCCAGGATGCCCTGTGAGGACACGCCCACGCTGCTGCTGCCCAGAGACGTGCCCCGCCCCCGACCCGACATGCCCAACTTCctcaggaagaagaagaaactgtTTGATGATGACGATGAGGAAGAGGACGCTAGTGCAAAGAAGAAG CTGAAGAAGCCGTGGAAGCCGGAGGAGTCGTTACTGCCGAAGATGTCCTCGAtgaagatggaggaggaggagcagtcagaggcagaggaggagaaagaagaggagaacAAACAGCCATCACGCGGCACAAACAGGAAAGAGTTTGCGTCTGTGAGGaaacaggaggaggagagggacGAGGACGAGGACGACACAAACAAG TttgtgaaggaggaggaggaggaggatgaaggcaGCGAGCTGCAGGAGCGAGTGCAGAGAGCACAGCGGGCTAAACGAGCGCAGCGCAGGAGGACGGGACGGAACGATCACTCGCTCGCTAACGAGAACCTGCAGCCTGACGACAGCGAGAACGACGAGAACGACAAGAAAAACTTCCGGAACGGAGAGAACGGAGAGAGAGCGCACCTGCGGGCCCGCGAGATGAACG gtgcatCATGGGAGTTGCGCCATTTTTACCCGTCTCAGATCGTACCATTGGGTCTGAACCGTATCCCCCCGCCCATCCGCCCGCCGCCCCCCCGCTCACCACCCAAATGTGTTCAGATGGAGCGTCACGTGATCCGCCCTCCCCCCATCTGCCCTCCTCCTGATAGGCTGCCGCTGGCCGATGGGCGGAGCCACGTGGTGCAGCGTGAAGTCTGGTTGGCCATTTTCAGTCACCTGAGTCAccgtgagctgtgtgtgtgcatgcgggTGTGTCGCACCTGGAaccgctg gtgctgcGATAAGCATCTGTGGACGAAGATCAACGTGAGCCGCTGTAAATCCATCACCCCTCTGATGCTGAGTGGAATAATCCGGAGACAGCCAATCATGCTGGACCTCAGCTGGACCAACATCTCCAAGAAGCAGCTGAGCTGGCTCATCAACAGACTgcccg gtCTGCGTGTGTTGATCCTGTCCGGTTGTTCCTGGGCGGCTGTCTCCGCTCTCTGTACGTCCAGTTGTCCTCTTCTGCGCTCTCTGGACCTGCAGTGGGTGGAAGGACTGAGAGATACACAGATTAAAGACCTGCTGTCTCCACCGACAGACAACaggccag gtcagATGGACACTCGGAGTAAGCTGCGGAACGTTCTGGATCTGCGTCTCTCGGGGTTGGACATCACGGACGTGTCTCTGCGTCTCATCATCAAAAACATGCCGCTGTTAAAACACCTGgatctgagttactgtaaccacgTCAACGACCAGAGCGTCAACCTGCTGACCGCCGCCGGGACGACCACCcgcgactctctcactgacatcaacctgtcag TGTGTAACAGGATAACGGATCAGTCCCTGAGCTACTTTAAGCGCTGTGCGAGTATCTGCCGTATCGACCTGCGCTTCTGTAAGCAGGTGAGCAGGCAGGCGTGCGAGCGCTTCATCGCCGAGATGTCGGTCAGCGTGTCGTTCGGCCTGAAGGAGGAGAAACTGCTGCAGAAGctcagctaa
- the kdm2ba gene encoding lysine (K)-specific demethylase 2Ba isoform X2, which produces MAMSLSADDEDYDSDTAEQQRPANRPKPKMASTPTASTPTTSTSSSSAGGVVKLPSNRSSSGARRRRTRCRKCEACVRSECGECHFCKDMKKFGGPGRMKQSCIMRQCIAPVLPHTAVCVVCGEAGKEDTLDDEEEKFNAMLMECSICNEIVHPNCLKVKDAAGVVNDELPNCWECPKCNYAGKTGKQKRGPGFKYASNLPGSLLREQKSTRDGKDEGERRRAERDDAPRMPCEDTPTLLLPRDVPRPRPDMPNFLRKKKKLFDDDDEEEDASAKKKLKKPWKPEESLLPKMSSMKMEEEEQSEAEEEKEEENKQPSRGTNRKEFASVRKQEEERDEDEDDTNKFVKEEEEEDEGSELQERVQRAQRAKRAQRRRTGRNDHSLANENLQPDDSENDENDKKNFRNGENGERAHLRAREMNGASWELRHFYPSQIVPLGLNRIPPPIRPPPPRSPPKCVQMERHVIRPPPICPPPDRLPLADGRSHVVQREVWLAIFSHLSHRELCVCMRVCRTWNRWCCDKHLWTKINVSRCKSITPLMLSGIIRRQPIMLDLSWTNISKKQLSWLINRLPGLRVLILSGCSWAAVSALCTSSCPLLRSLDLQWVEGLRDTQIKDLLSPPTDNRPGQMDTRSKLRNVLDLRLSGLDITDVSLRLIIKNMPLLKHLDLSYCNHVNDQSVNLLTAAGTTTRDSLTDINLSVCNRITDQSLSYFKRCASICRIDLRFCKQVSRQACERFIAEMSVSVSFGLKEEKLLQKLS; this is translated from the exons ATGGCCATGTCTCTGAGTGCAGACGATGAAGATTACGACTCGGACACAGCCGAACAg CAAAGGCCAGCCAACAGGCCCAAACCCAAGATGGCGTCCACACCCACAGCGTCCACGCCCACCACGTCGACATCCTCGTCGTCAGCGGGGGGCGTGGTGAAGCTGCCGTCCAATAGGAGCTCGTCGGGGGCGCGGCGCAGACGCACACGCTGCAGGAAGTGTGAGGCGTGTGTGAGGAGCGAGTGTGGAGAGTGTCACTTCTGTAAGGACATGAAGAAGTTCGGGGGACCAGGACGCATGAAACAGTCCTGCATCATGAGGCAGTGTATCGCT ccCGTTCTGCCCCACACCgcggtgtgtgtggtgtgtggagaAGCCGGTAAAGAGGACACGCTGGACGATGAGGAGGAGAAATTTAACGCCATGCTGATGGAGTGCTCCATCTGCAACGAGATCGTCCACCCTAACTGCCTAAAG gTGAAGGACGCAGCAGGGGTAGTGAACGACGAGCTCCCTAACTGCTGGGAGTGTCCCAAATGTAACTACGCAGGGAAGACTGGGAAA CAAAAACGAGGCCCAGGATTTAAGTACGCGTCCAACCTGCCGGGCTCGCTGCTGCGGGAGCAGAAATCCACGCGGGACGGCAAGGACGAAGGCGAGCGCAGGCGGGCCGAGAGGGACGACGCCCCCAGGATGCCCTGTGAGGACACGCCCACGCTGCTGCTGCCCAGAGACGTGCCCCGCCCCCGACCCGACATGCCCAACTTCctcaggaagaagaagaaactgtTTGATGATGACGATGAGGAAGAGGACGCTAGTGCAAAGAAGAAG CTGAAGAAGCCGTGGAAGCCGGAGGAGTCGTTACTGCCGAAGATGTCCTCGAtgaagatggaggaggaggagcagtcagaggcagaggaggagaaagaagaggagaacAAACAGCCATCACGCGGCACAAACAGGAAAGAGTTTGCGTCTGTGAGGaaacaggaggaggagagggacGAGGACGAGGACGACACAAACAAG TttgtgaaggaggaggaggaggaggatgaaggcaGCGAGCTGCAGGAGCGAGTGCAGAGAGCACAGCGGGCTAAACGAGCGCAGCGCAGGAGGACGGGACGGAACGATCACTCGCTCGCTAACGAGAACCTGCAGCCTGACGACAGCGAGAACGACGAGAACGACAAGAAAAACTTCCGGAACGGAGAGAACGGAGAGAGAGCGCACCTGCGGGCCCGCGAGATGAACG gtgcatCATGGGAGTTGCGCCATTTTTACCCGTCTCAGATCGTACCATTGGGTCTGAACCGTATCCCCCCGCCCATCCGCCCGCCGCCCCCCCGCTCACCACCCAAATGTGTTCAGATGGAGCGTCACGTGATCCGCCCTCCCCCCATCTGCCCTCCTCCTGATAGGCTGCCGCTGGCCGATGGGCGGAGCCACGTGGTGCAGCGTGAAGTCTGGTTGGCCATTTTCAGTCACCTGAGTCAccgtgagctgtgtgtgtgcatgcgggTGTGTCGCACCTGGAaccgctg gtgctgcGATAAGCATCTGTGGACGAAGATCAACGTGAGCCGCTGTAAATCCATCACCCCTCTGATGCTGAGTGGAATAATCCGGAGACAGCCAATCATGCTGGACCTCAGCTGGACCAACATCTCCAAGAAGCAGCTGAGCTGGCTCATCAACAGACTgcccg gtCTGCGTGTGTTGATCCTGTCCGGTTGTTCCTGGGCGGCTGTCTCCGCTCTCTGTACGTCCAGTTGTCCTCTTCTGCGCTCTCTGGACCTGCAGTGGGTGGAAGGACTGAGAGATACACAGATTAAAGACCTGCTGTCTCCACCGACAGACAACaggccag gtcagATGGACACTCGGAGTAAGCTGCGGAACGTTCTGGATCTGCGTCTCTCGGGGTTGGACATCACGGACGTGTCTCTGCGTCTCATCATCAAAAACATGCCGCTGTTAAAACACCTGgatctgagttactgtaaccacgTCAACGACCAGAGCGTCAACCTGCTGACCGCCGCCGGGACGACCACCcgcgactctctcactgacatcaacctgtcag TGTGTAACAGGATAACGGATCAGTCCCTGAGCTACTTTAAGCGCTGTGCGAGTATCTGCCGTATCGACCTGCGCTTCTGTAAGCAGGTGAGCAGGCAGGCGTGCGAGCGCTTCATCGCCGAGATGTCGGTCAGCGTGTCGTTCGGCCTGAAGGAGGAGAAACTGCTGCAGAAGctcagctaa
- the kdm2ba gene encoding lysine (K)-specific demethylase 2Ba isoform X1, translating to MAMSLSADDEDYDSDTAEQQRPANRPKPKMASTPTASTPTTSTSSSSAGGVVKLPSNRSSSGARRRRTRCRKCEACVRSECGECHFCKDMKKFGGPGRMKQSCIMRQCIAPVLPHTAVCVVCGEAGKEDTLDDEEEKFNAMLMECSICNEIVHPNCLKVKDAAGVVNDELPNCWECPKCNYAGKTGKACKQKRGPGFKYASNLPGSLLREQKSTRDGKDEGERRRAERDDAPRMPCEDTPTLLLPRDVPRPRPDMPNFLRKKKKLFDDDDEEEDASAKKKLKKPWKPEESLLPKMSSMKMEEEEQSEAEEEKEEENKQPSRGTNRKEFASVRKQEEERDEDEDDTNKFVKEEEEEDEGSELQERVQRAQRAKRAQRRRTGRNDHSLANENLQPDDSENDENDKKNFRNGENGERAHLRAREMNGASWELRHFYPSQIVPLGLNRIPPPIRPPPPRSPPKCVQMERHVIRPPPICPPPDRLPLADGRSHVVQREVWLAIFSHLSHRELCVCMRVCRTWNRWCCDKHLWTKINVSRCKSITPLMLSGIIRRQPIMLDLSWTNISKKQLSWLINRLPGLRVLILSGCSWAAVSALCTSSCPLLRSLDLQWVEGLRDTQIKDLLSPPTDNRPGQMDTRSKLRNVLDLRLSGLDITDVSLRLIIKNMPLLKHLDLSYCNHVNDQSVNLLTAAGTTTRDSLTDINLSVCNRITDQSLSYFKRCASICRIDLRFCKQVSRQACERFIAEMSVSVSFGLKEEKLLQKLS from the exons ATGGCCATGTCTCTGAGTGCAGACGATGAAGATTACGACTCGGACACAGCCGAACAg CAAAGGCCAGCCAACAGGCCCAAACCCAAGATGGCGTCCACACCCACAGCGTCCACGCCCACCACGTCGACATCCTCGTCGTCAGCGGGGGGCGTGGTGAAGCTGCCGTCCAATAGGAGCTCGTCGGGGGCGCGGCGCAGACGCACACGCTGCAGGAAGTGTGAGGCGTGTGTGAGGAGCGAGTGTGGAGAGTGTCACTTCTGTAAGGACATGAAGAAGTTCGGGGGACCAGGACGCATGAAACAGTCCTGCATCATGAGGCAGTGTATCGCT ccCGTTCTGCCCCACACCgcggtgtgtgtggtgtgtggagaAGCCGGTAAAGAGGACACGCTGGACGATGAGGAGGAGAAATTTAACGCCATGCTGATGGAGTGCTCCATCTGCAACGAGATCGTCCACCCTAACTGCCTAAAG gTGAAGGACGCAGCAGGGGTAGTGAACGACGAGCTCCCTAACTGCTGGGAGTGTCCCAAATGTAACTACGCAGGGAAGACTGGGAAAG CCTGCAAGCAAAAACGAGGCCCAGGATTTAAGTACGCGTCCAACCTGCCGGGCTCGCTGCTGCGGGAGCAGAAATCCACGCGGGACGGCAAGGACGAAGGCGAGCGCAGGCGGGCCGAGAGGGACGACGCCCCCAGGATGCCCTGTGAGGACACGCCCACGCTGCTGCTGCCCAGAGACGTGCCCCGCCCCCGACCCGACATGCCCAACTTCctcaggaagaagaagaaactgtTTGATGATGACGATGAGGAAGAGGACGCTAGTGCAAAGAAGAAG CTGAAGAAGCCGTGGAAGCCGGAGGAGTCGTTACTGCCGAAGATGTCCTCGAtgaagatggaggaggaggagcagtcagaggcagaggaggagaaagaagaggagaacAAACAGCCATCACGCGGCACAAACAGGAAAGAGTTTGCGTCTGTGAGGaaacaggaggaggagagggacGAGGACGAGGACGACACAAACAAG TttgtgaaggaggaggaggaggaggatgaaggcaGCGAGCTGCAGGAGCGAGTGCAGAGAGCACAGCGGGCTAAACGAGCGCAGCGCAGGAGGACGGGACGGAACGATCACTCGCTCGCTAACGAGAACCTGCAGCCTGACGACAGCGAGAACGACGAGAACGACAAGAAAAACTTCCGGAACGGAGAGAACGGAGAGAGAGCGCACCTGCGGGCCCGCGAGATGAACG gtgcatCATGGGAGTTGCGCCATTTTTACCCGTCTCAGATCGTACCATTGGGTCTGAACCGTATCCCCCCGCCCATCCGCCCGCCGCCCCCCCGCTCACCACCCAAATGTGTTCAGATGGAGCGTCACGTGATCCGCCCTCCCCCCATCTGCCCTCCTCCTGATAGGCTGCCGCTGGCCGATGGGCGGAGCCACGTGGTGCAGCGTGAAGTCTGGTTGGCCATTTTCAGTCACCTGAGTCAccgtgagctgtgtgtgtgcatgcgggTGTGTCGCACCTGGAaccgctg gtgctgcGATAAGCATCTGTGGACGAAGATCAACGTGAGCCGCTGTAAATCCATCACCCCTCTGATGCTGAGTGGAATAATCCGGAGACAGCCAATCATGCTGGACCTCAGCTGGACCAACATCTCCAAGAAGCAGCTGAGCTGGCTCATCAACAGACTgcccg gtCTGCGTGTGTTGATCCTGTCCGGTTGTTCCTGGGCGGCTGTCTCCGCTCTCTGTACGTCCAGTTGTCCTCTTCTGCGCTCTCTGGACCTGCAGTGGGTGGAAGGACTGAGAGATACACAGATTAAAGACCTGCTGTCTCCACCGACAGACAACaggccag gtcagATGGACACTCGGAGTAAGCTGCGGAACGTTCTGGATCTGCGTCTCTCGGGGTTGGACATCACGGACGTGTCTCTGCGTCTCATCATCAAAAACATGCCGCTGTTAAAACACCTGgatctgagttactgtaaccacgTCAACGACCAGAGCGTCAACCTGCTGACCGCCGCCGGGACGACCACCcgcgactctctcactgacatcaacctgtcag TGTGTAACAGGATAACGGATCAGTCCCTGAGCTACTTTAAGCGCTGTGCGAGTATCTGCCGTATCGACCTGCGCTTCTGTAAGCAGGTGAGCAGGCAGGCGTGCGAGCGCTTCATCGCCGAGATGTCGGTCAGCGTGTCGTTCGGCCTGAAGGAGGAGAAACTGCTGCAGAAGctcagctaa
- the kdm2ba gene encoding lysine (K)-specific demethylase 2Ba isoform X6, translating to MRQCIAPVLPHTAVCVVCGEAGKEDTLDDEEEKFNAMLMECSICNEIVHPNCLKVKDAAGVVNDELPNCWECPKCNYAGKTGKACKQKRGPGFKYASNLPGSLLREQKSTRDGKDEGERRRAERDDAPRMPCEDTPTLLLPRDVPRPRPDMPNFLRKKKKLFDDDDEEEDASAKKKLKKPWKPEESLLPKMSSMKMEEEEQSEAEEEKEEENKQPSRGTNRKEFASVRKQEEERDEDEDDTNKFVKEEEEEDEGSELQERVQRAQRAKRAQRRRTGRNDHSLANENLQPDDSENDENDKKNFRNGENGERAHLRAREMNGASWELRHFYPSQIVPLGLNRIPPPIRPPPPRSPPKCVQMERHVIRPPPICPPPDRLPLADGRSHVVQREVWLAIFSHLSHRELCVCMRVCRTWNRWCCDKHLWTKINVSRCKSITPLMLSGIIRRQPIMLDLSWTNISKKQLSWLINRLPGLRVLILSGCSWAAVSALCTSSCPLLRSLDLQWVEGLRDTQIKDLLSPPTDNRPGQMDTRSKLRNVLDLRLSGLDITDVSLRLIIKNMPLLKHLDLSYCNHVNDQSVNLLTAAGTTTRDSLTDINLSVCNRITDQSLSYFKRCASICRIDLRFCKQVSRQACERFIAEMSVSVSFGLKEEKLLQKLS from the exons ATGAGGCAGTGTATCGCT ccCGTTCTGCCCCACACCgcggtgtgtgtggtgtgtggagaAGCCGGTAAAGAGGACACGCTGGACGATGAGGAGGAGAAATTTAACGCCATGCTGATGGAGTGCTCCATCTGCAACGAGATCGTCCACCCTAACTGCCTAAAG gTGAAGGACGCAGCAGGGGTAGTGAACGACGAGCTCCCTAACTGCTGGGAGTGTCCCAAATGTAACTACGCAGGGAAGACTGGGAAAG CCTGCAAGCAAAAACGAGGCCCAGGATTTAAGTACGCGTCCAACCTGCCGGGCTCGCTGCTGCGGGAGCAGAAATCCACGCGGGACGGCAAGGACGAAGGCGAGCGCAGGCGGGCCGAGAGGGACGACGCCCCCAGGATGCCCTGTGAGGACACGCCCACGCTGCTGCTGCCCAGAGACGTGCCCCGCCCCCGACCCGACATGCCCAACTTCctcaggaagaagaagaaactgtTTGATGATGACGATGAGGAAGAGGACGCTAGTGCAAAGAAGAAG CTGAAGAAGCCGTGGAAGCCGGAGGAGTCGTTACTGCCGAAGATGTCCTCGAtgaagatggaggaggaggagcagtcagaggcagaggaggagaaagaagaggagaacAAACAGCCATCACGCGGCACAAACAGGAAAGAGTTTGCGTCTGTGAGGaaacaggaggaggagagggacGAGGACGAGGACGACACAAACAAG TttgtgaaggaggaggaggaggaggatgaaggcaGCGAGCTGCAGGAGCGAGTGCAGAGAGCACAGCGGGCTAAACGAGCGCAGCGCAGGAGGACGGGACGGAACGATCACTCGCTCGCTAACGAGAACCTGCAGCCTGACGACAGCGAGAACGACGAGAACGACAAGAAAAACTTCCGGAACGGAGAGAACGGAGAGAGAGCGCACCTGCGGGCCCGCGAGATGAACG gtgcatCATGGGAGTTGCGCCATTTTTACCCGTCTCAGATCGTACCATTGGGTCTGAACCGTATCCCCCCGCCCATCCGCCCGCCGCCCCCCCGCTCACCACCCAAATGTGTTCAGATGGAGCGTCACGTGATCCGCCCTCCCCCCATCTGCCCTCCTCCTGATAGGCTGCCGCTGGCCGATGGGCGGAGCCACGTGGTGCAGCGTGAAGTCTGGTTGGCCATTTTCAGTCACCTGAGTCAccgtgagctgtgtgtgtgcatgcgggTGTGTCGCACCTGGAaccgctg gtgctgcGATAAGCATCTGTGGACGAAGATCAACGTGAGCCGCTGTAAATCCATCACCCCTCTGATGCTGAGTGGAATAATCCGGAGACAGCCAATCATGCTGGACCTCAGCTGGACCAACATCTCCAAGAAGCAGCTGAGCTGGCTCATCAACAGACTgcccg gtCTGCGTGTGTTGATCCTGTCCGGTTGTTCCTGGGCGGCTGTCTCCGCTCTCTGTACGTCCAGTTGTCCTCTTCTGCGCTCTCTGGACCTGCAGTGGGTGGAAGGACTGAGAGATACACAGATTAAAGACCTGCTGTCTCCACCGACAGACAACaggccag gtcagATGGACACTCGGAGTAAGCTGCGGAACGTTCTGGATCTGCGTCTCTCGGGGTTGGACATCACGGACGTGTCTCTGCGTCTCATCATCAAAAACATGCCGCTGTTAAAACACCTGgatctgagttactgtaaccacgTCAACGACCAGAGCGTCAACCTGCTGACCGCCGCCGGGACGACCACCcgcgactctctcactgacatcaacctgtcag TGTGTAACAGGATAACGGATCAGTCCCTGAGCTACTTTAAGCGCTGTGCGAGTATCTGCCGTATCGACCTGCGCTTCTGTAAGCAGGTGAGCAGGCAGGCGTGCGAGCGCTTCATCGCCGAGATGTCGGTCAGCGTGTCGTTCGGCCTGAAGGAGGAGAAACTGCTGCAGAAGctcagctaa
- the kdm2ba gene encoding lysine (K)-specific demethylase 2Ba isoform X5: MKQSCIMRQCIAPVLPHTAVCVVCGEAGKEDTLDDEEEKFNAMLMECSICNEIVHPNCLKVKDAAGVVNDELPNCWECPKCNYAGKTGKACKQKRGPGFKYASNLPGSLLREQKSTRDGKDEGERRRAERDDAPRMPCEDTPTLLLPRDVPRPRPDMPNFLRKKKKLFDDDDEEEDASAKKKLKKPWKPEESLLPKMSSMKMEEEEQSEAEEEKEEENKQPSRGTNRKEFASVRKQEEERDEDEDDTNKFVKEEEEEDEGSELQERVQRAQRAKRAQRRRTGRNDHSLANENLQPDDSENDENDKKNFRNGENGERAHLRAREMNGASWELRHFYPSQIVPLGLNRIPPPIRPPPPRSPPKCVQMERHVIRPPPICPPPDRLPLADGRSHVVQREVWLAIFSHLSHRELCVCMRVCRTWNRWCCDKHLWTKINVSRCKSITPLMLSGIIRRQPIMLDLSWTNISKKQLSWLINRLPGLRVLILSGCSWAAVSALCTSSCPLLRSLDLQWVEGLRDTQIKDLLSPPTDNRPGQMDTRSKLRNVLDLRLSGLDITDVSLRLIIKNMPLLKHLDLSYCNHVNDQSVNLLTAAGTTTRDSLTDINLSVCNRITDQSLSYFKRCASICRIDLRFCKQVSRQACERFIAEMSVSVSFGLKEEKLLQKLS, translated from the exons atgaaacagTCCTGCATCATGAGGCAGTGTATCGCT ccCGTTCTGCCCCACACCgcggtgtgtgtggtgtgtggagaAGCCGGTAAAGAGGACACGCTGGACGATGAGGAGGAGAAATTTAACGCCATGCTGATGGAGTGCTCCATCTGCAACGAGATCGTCCACCCTAACTGCCTAAAG gTGAAGGACGCAGCAGGGGTAGTGAACGACGAGCTCCCTAACTGCTGGGAGTGTCCCAAATGTAACTACGCAGGGAAGACTGGGAAAG CCTGCAAGCAAAAACGAGGCCCAGGATTTAAGTACGCGTCCAACCTGCCGGGCTCGCTGCTGCGGGAGCAGAAATCCACGCGGGACGGCAAGGACGAAGGCGAGCGCAGGCGGGCCGAGAGGGACGACGCCCCCAGGATGCCCTGTGAGGACACGCCCACGCTGCTGCTGCCCAGAGACGTGCCCCGCCCCCGACCCGACATGCCCAACTTCctcaggaagaagaagaaactgtTTGATGATGACGATGAGGAAGAGGACGCTAGTGCAAAGAAGAAG CTGAAGAAGCCGTGGAAGCCGGAGGAGTCGTTACTGCCGAAGATGTCCTCGAtgaagatggaggaggaggagcagtcagaggcagaggaggagaaagaagaggagaacAAACAGCCATCACGCGGCACAAACAGGAAAGAGTTTGCGTCTGTGAGGaaacaggaggaggagagggacGAGGACGAGGACGACACAAACAAG TttgtgaaggaggaggaggaggaggatgaaggcaGCGAGCTGCAGGAGCGAGTGCAGAGAGCACAGCGGGCTAAACGAGCGCAGCGCAGGAGGACGGGACGGAACGATCACTCGCTCGCTAACGAGAACCTGCAGCCTGACGACAGCGAGAACGACGAGAACGACAAGAAAAACTTCCGGAACGGAGAGAACGGAGAGAGAGCGCACCTGCGGGCCCGCGAGATGAACG gtgcatCATGGGAGTTGCGCCATTTTTACCCGTCTCAGATCGTACCATTGGGTCTGAACCGTATCCCCCCGCCCATCCGCCCGCCGCCCCCCCGCTCACCACCCAAATGTGTTCAGATGGAGCGTCACGTGATCCGCCCTCCCCCCATCTGCCCTCCTCCTGATAGGCTGCCGCTGGCCGATGGGCGGAGCCACGTGGTGCAGCGTGAAGTCTGGTTGGCCATTTTCAGTCACCTGAGTCAccgtgagctgtgtgtgtgcatgcgggTGTGTCGCACCTGGAaccgctg gtgctgcGATAAGCATCTGTGGACGAAGATCAACGTGAGCCGCTGTAAATCCATCACCCCTCTGATGCTGAGTGGAATAATCCGGAGACAGCCAATCATGCTGGACCTCAGCTGGACCAACATCTCCAAGAAGCAGCTGAGCTGGCTCATCAACAGACTgcccg gtCTGCGTGTGTTGATCCTGTCCGGTTGTTCCTGGGCGGCTGTCTCCGCTCTCTGTACGTCCAGTTGTCCTCTTCTGCGCTCTCTGGACCTGCAGTGGGTGGAAGGACTGAGAGATACACAGATTAAAGACCTGCTGTCTCCACCGACAGACAACaggccag gtcagATGGACACTCGGAGTAAGCTGCGGAACGTTCTGGATCTGCGTCTCTCGGGGTTGGACATCACGGACGTGTCTCTGCGTCTCATCATCAAAAACATGCCGCTGTTAAAACACCTGgatctgagttactgtaaccacgTCAACGACCAGAGCGTCAACCTGCTGACCGCCGCCGGGACGACCACCcgcgactctctcactgacatcaacctgtcag TGTGTAACAGGATAACGGATCAGTCCCTGAGCTACTTTAAGCGCTGTGCGAGTATCTGCCGTATCGACCTGCGCTTCTGTAAGCAGGTGAGCAGGCAGGCGTGCGAGCGCTTCATCGCCGAGATGTCGGTCAGCGTGTCGTTCGGCCTGAAGGAGGAGAAACTGCTGCAGAAGctcagctaa